In Paramormyrops kingsleyae isolate MSU_618 chromosome 18, PKINGS_0.4, whole genome shotgun sequence, the DNA window cgccccccccccaggaatcCCCACGCTGATCCTGCTGGACACGGACGGCCGGGTCATCACGCGGCAGGGCCGCGCAGAGGTCTTGAGTGACCCGAACTGCTGGCGGTTCCCCTGGCATCCACGACCCGTGCTAGACCTGAGCGAGTCCAATGCCGCACAGCTGCACGAGGGGCCCTGTCTGGTGCTGTTTGTGGGTGAGCACCGGCACGCAGCAGCCAGGACGTCTATCAGCTTGGACAGGAAGCGACTCGTGCCCAAAGTGTTAGTGGTATAGTGGTTAGCATAGCTGCCATAAAAGCATCTGatccgggttcgattcccgtgGAAGCTACAGgaggtggtgtgtggctcagtgggttaggactctgtcCCCATGgtcagaaggttactggtttgaatcctggggCTGGCAAAGTGACACTACCTTTCAGCAAGTCCCTTGGTCACTGATTACGCCAGGGCTGCTGCATAAATGGTTGCCTCTGTGtttctcaaaggagagcaagaaaGGACATACAAATTGGAATAAAAAACATCATTTCACCTTCAAACCTTGCACCATTTCTTATTGGTCAAAATATGTGTCAATTCTGCTGGCACTTCCTTCTTATCTCAGTTGTCCCCCCTTCAACTTACGGTCCAGATCACTGTAGCTGACCTAAGGCCATTTTGGGCTTCAGATGCAgaggaggaggcggagctggagCCGGCACGGGAGCTTCTCCGGCCAATAGCAGAGAAGATCCTGGCCAATCACAAGGCCAAGGGGGAGGAGCCGCCCCTGCTCTTCTTTGTGGCTGGAGAGGTAAGATTAAGAATGTGTTTGACTTCAAGGTGAGTGCGTTTGTGAGATGTTCTCTTGAGGAGATGTACTTTCTTAATCTCTGTGTGTTACCATTTGCTGTGGGAATGTTAAGTGCTGATGATGACCTTGGACTCACTCATCATCACAGAGCTGAGCGTAGCAGGCAAGGGGCCCGTGGGAGTTTTAactacacaaaaatgttctcagagcagaacaaaaaatgattggctcagagagataaccaatcagattgtagaagaggtgggtccaagcaactagaaaaggcaggaccaagatatctgattaGTTGGACCtgcctctacaatctgattggctcagagagaaaaccaatcatttttctttctgcccttagaacatttttgtgtaagtaaaactcccatgtgCACAAATCAGTGGGACACCTGTATGCTCCTTGGCAAATCATGATGGCATTCATAAATCTGCTGGACACCGCCCCCCCCTTGTAAATGCGGAAGCTGCATTTACAAGATCCATGGATACTGGAAAGCTCTGGCCTGAATGAGGTGATTGTGGTGGCTGGGCAACATCTCACATCCCTTGGATTTTCTGTGAGGCTGTTTCAGTCTTGTGCTGGTATGGTGGACTTAATTCAGGCCATTATGCAGCCATGCTGGACTTTGATCTTCTTTGTGCACTTTGGCTGGAATTTTTGCAGAATTCAGTCTCAATGTTTCCAAATGAATTACCTGCCCTGAATTCACATTTTATGTTCCTCTGAAGAGACATGTGCTGGGCCAGATGATGTTTTGTAAATTAAGATTTTTAATCacacaaatattaattaatcaattaattattgtGCTTCGTGGCTTGATTGTTGGATGGGATTGTGGGAACAGCTGTTTTATCTCAATTAAGTTTACGcgttttatatttgtctgagGTCTGTGCTGCACCAAAGTAAAGTTAATTAAATAGATTTCACTTATCTGCACAAAAAAGTAGCTAAGGGAACTGCAGCTTGTAATTATTAGCAGTAACCAAACCCACAGAAAGCATCCACATGCTGGTTTGAGGTTCACTAATGGGAAAGATCTCCGTGTCAAATTCAAGTCAAGATCTTAAAGAAGGCTGGTCTTTATGTTTGAAGTGAAGGACAATGGGTCGTTGGTGCCACCTACTGGTTAAGAGCGCTGCATGCTAAGTGAGTACCTCATGGCCTGTCAATTGAGCACCTTGTCAGGGAGAGTTAAATTatgtccaccagggggagccTGAGGGAGCTGGACGTCACACAGAGTACAGTGAGTCATTGTGGAACGGCAGGTGCCATGGAGTTGAGTCCTGCTAAACAGCTCTCTGATTTCGACAGACCAGCATTCTGCTGCGCTGTTAACCTGCTATGATAGTGATGACACCCGATTGTTCTCAAAATAAGCTGGGACCCAGCCTGCGTGTGGCAATTAAGATTGCTGTCTTATTCAGTAAAAGAGAATAGACGGTAGCCTGTTCACATGGCAAATATGTCATTTATGTTGTCCGTGTCAATCTCATGGTTACAACAGCATTAAACACTTAGCTAcccttaagaacataagaactatacaaacgagaggaggccattcggcccatcgagctcgcttggggagaacttaactaatagcttagagttgttaaaatcttatctagctctgatttaaaggaacccaaggattcagcttgcactacgttatcaggaagactattccatactctgactacacgctgtgtaaagaagtgcttccttaaatccagtttgaaatgttctcccgctaatttccacttatggccacgagttcttgtatttgaactaatgctaaagtaactattcggttgaacagcatccagacctgttagaatcttatagacctggatcatgtcccccctcagtctcctttgcttgaggctgaacagatttagctcaaataacctttcctcgtatgacattcctctaagaccaggaatcattcttgtggccctacgctgcaccttttctaaggccgctatgtcctttttaagatatggtgaccaaacctgcacacaatattctaggtgaggtctcaccaaggaattgtataatcttaatGTCATATCTTAATGTCAGATCTCTTACCAATAattcgtttttatttatttatcttatgTTAACGATTTTGGTCAAAGCAAAAAGCAACAGAGCAATTATCCCACCTAACTTACTTTTATGAAATATTGCGACATTTACAGAACAATAGAGTCTGTTAAGTTATTGGTGATGCGGCGAGTTGTGATAAACACAATTCAGTGCCGATGAATCAACTGATATCGTCTCTATGAAATCCAAAATATTTACATTCAGGGGAAGACGAATGTCTTTCGGGGATCAGCTCTTGTTTGCGTTTCTCCTCCTCaatcattttattaaatttctcacaaagtCCGACACCAAGGATGAACATGATTGACTGGGAGAGCAcgtgcagagctcatgcaaaagcagcgtcAGTAAAGATTGACTTTGCAACATATACTGCATAatcttaaaaatgaataatcattaaactttCAAAGCTTGCCAAGTGTCTTTTCCTGCGACcgagaaaaatattttagcgTGACTTATTGATGTCACTTATTGATGACTCAGCCCAGCTCACTATCGCGGTCCTTGCCATGTGACAATTACTTGTGCATAAAATGCGATGTCGATATTAACATCACACATCGTGCAGCTTTGAGTCTCTTCCAATGCCAGCTAATATCTCCGCGAGATCACACCTCCTTTGAACGTGTCCGTTTTATGCTGATAGGTACGACCACGCGTGTTACTAATTACCATCTGAAATATTCTCCTTTGTATTAATTACAGAGCTGCTGTCCATTATTACCACTGACTTTAACAGTCGTCTTATACCGGCTGATTTTAATACCCACACAGATAATTCCATGGACAATAATACCAAAGAAACGTTTATTGTATTTGGCATTTTTCAAATTATACGCACGTAAATGGTCCCACCCTGAAATTGGTTATTAGTCGGAATATCAGCATATCCTGGGTTAAGAACCAAAccctctcttgctctctctcatTATCCAATCTAGATAAGTCTCTATTTAAAAATGGTACATTAATAAGAACAGCATCACTCTACTCATGCAGGCTACATCCATAACACCAGGCATGATTTCAGATATGCTGCTTGATAGCATTAATTCAAAAACTGTGAACATTACTGCTGCCACTGCACCCAAAGAGAAAATTGAGAAAATTCAAAGTATAAtgaagaaatataaatacaaaagtCTGAAAAGAGATGCAGGAAAGCTATGCTAAAGATCCACCATGACATTTATAAGGGGGAACCTCTTGGAAATCACTCCATACAGTCCTTCTGCCCTGAGCCATAAACAGGAATATCAACCACAGCTGGGCCTTATTTGCTGCTACGGACAGATTAGCAAATCCCCCAAAACCTGGAACCACTCAACTTCTCTCCGTtagcaaatgaaaaatgttccAAGCTAATGATAAAAATCAGAGAGCTGATCCTGACTGTCGGCTCCTCGCTAACATGCAGGCTAAGCTATCGTCACCATCACACAGAAATACTTCAGCACCTGAGCTGCCATTTAATGCCATCGTCCGCCTGACCCCGGAAGATACATCATCTTAAGTCTGCTCTCCTCACCAGCTTCTTAAAAAACATTCCCAGCTGCCTTGAAATACACCACCTGCGTATAATAAATGGCTCATTCCTATGAAGCGCTTTTCCCAAATCAGAGACAACTTCAGTTATGTAAACCTCTCCTAGAAAAGAGAAACCTGGATGATTCTATACTAAACAATTCATAGGCAAGACTGACAAAGTCATTTTCAATCAACTCGGCCAGCTCCAGTAGCTGTTTTGGCAAATCTCAAATCTGATTTCCAACCACATCACAACACGGAGACAGTTGTCATAAAGATACAAAATGACATTTGTTCTAATACAGATTTGCACTGCTAGACCTTTGTGCTCCCTTTCACACTGTTGACTGTAAACATACCAGACAGATTGTAAATCTGAGTGGGACTCCCCAGAATAAATCTCCACAGCTTGGAGTCTTATATAGAAGGCAGAGGCTACTTTGTTGCAATTAAAAAACCGATGCATCTGTGATTATATTTGGCTGGACCCTTTTGGTGTTGGATGCCAAAGGCTACAAACCAGCTGTTACAGATCGATGAAAAACATGACGTCTCATTTGCCCGCAGGACGACATGAGCGACTCTCTGCGCGATTACACCAACCTGCCAGAAGCGGCGCCGCTGCTCACCATCCTGGACATGTCAGCTCGGGCCAAGTTCGTGCGTGACGTGGAGGAAGTCACTGCCGCCGTGGCAGAACAGTTTGTGAGCGACTTCCTGGCAGAGAAGCTCACACCAGAGCCCATCTGAACCCGGATGAGCGCACGCTGAACCCCTGCTCcccttctgattacagacatCACTCCCACACAACGCAGTTTATGTTCAATTTGTCTTTTCACACACCatccccaaaaaaaagaaaatcagcaTATGCCCAGCAGTCTAAATATcagcattgtttttatttttccattttttagaACACAGATGTGTACACGaattataaaaacaataaagtgAAAGCTGTTGACGACTCGGGGCACTGAAACGTTAATTATATCCTCTGCCATTGTGTATTCCTTTGTTGATTGTTCACAGGATCGCTTTAATTATCTCCTTATATTAGCAAAAATGAATTGCGGAAACTTTTGTGCTGCATGTCATTTACCGAACTGCATAGCAGTAGATTGTCCCGGAAGGTGCAGTCCATAACATGCATGGTTCAAGTCTGAGATGTATGTTTAAGTTAGCAAGTTTTGCCATATCATCCACAAAGTTAATgtcttatttttgtatttgcttCAAAATTTCACAGCAGACGGGTGTTTTTACTTTCCCGTTCATATTAGTTGTCCTTACACTGCCTgagccctggctgggggggtgcagggggcggGAGCACCTCAACTGTACAGGAAACATGGCATCTCTGATATTGGTTAACAAGTTGCCCCAAACGAAGGGGGCACAGACCTGGGGCTGAAGGCATGGCCTGTGATCAGGAGCGGTCACTCTTCGCTCCACCCTGACCGTCTGACCCAATCAGCTGTCTCCTGCCCTCAAAGAGCAGGACACTAGCTGCCATGGCGGAGTTCAGGCTGTCCATGCCGGAGACCATGGGCACAAAGAGTCTGAGGCCACCGGTCCGCTCGGCCAGCTGCAGCGCCTCCAAGCTCAGCCCGTGAGTCTCCCCACCAATCACGAGGGCCGTGTGGCTCACCGCCCATCGCTCGTGGTACACCCGGGCGCCCACCACAGGCAGACACACCGCCGGCTCCTCATCCTCAAGCTCTTCATCAGAGTCCGACTCCCAGGCACCGGCCGCATGGGTGGAATCGGACGAGCTTCTCACCCAGCCGTAATCCCCCGCCTTTCGAGAGGCCGGCAGTTTCAATGGCTCTACTTCCCCCTTGGCCCCCTGGTGGATATTGCTGGTACTGCAGTTGTCGGCCAAGTGGATGGTGATTGCAGGCGGGAGGTTGCCAGCCACATCGCCCCAGCCCAGGCCGGGAATTATGGGTAGGCGGAAGTGAGCGCCCATGGCAGCTCGCAGCACCTTCGGCTCCCATACGTCCACACAGCCTacagcagacaggcagacaagcagGCATAAGGCACACTTCTAGCATGAATTTAAGCTCTTAGCTAGCTTACATTGAGGCATTATTTGAATTGTTAAATTCAAAACAACCCAAAATATTACTATTATGATTTAAAACTTCACAGTGAGGTAGACCTATGCCTATTTGCTATTTACAAGTTAAGCCATGTAGCTAACAGTtacatacaagaaaaaaaaagcccccACATGCACCCTGCTGTATGTTCATCTTCATGTACATATTGCTTAAATGCCTTTAAATGGCATCATCCACTCTGCACCATTTCCTCTGATCCCCCATACTGCTTTCTCCACACAGCAGCAGTCACCGTTCTGCTGGGGAACACAGACTCTCCATCGCCCCCTTGTGGTCGTACCCTTGGTGAGCAGCACGCTCTGGCAACCGGCGGCAGCGGCACAGCGCAGGATGGTGCCCAGGTTCCCCGGATCTCGCACGTTGTCGCAGATTAGATGGAGGGGCACGGCCTGGTCGCGCTGGTCCTTGGGAAATCCTAGCCGCTTCGCATCCGGCTGTGAGAATATAGCTGCAAGAGGGGAGGTAAGTCCCATTTGGGTGCTAGATGGCGCCAGAGAGCTGCTGAACACTCCCACCAGCCAGGCATTGAAAAGGGATTTATGTATAGCCATCTGTCAAGGTGCCATTACATTAATCACTAATTTTAATTGAAGCTTGGCGGGGAGGGGCACATACCGATCACTCCCTGGGGAGTAACAAGGTCTGACCACGTCTGAATGTCCTCCCCCTTCACCTTGACCAGGCTGGCTCGCCGCAGTCTGTCCAGGGGCAGCTCCCGTAGCTGCTCCATGCTGCTGAAGAAGAGCGTCTGAGGGAGGGCGCCGGCCAGCAGCGCGTCACAGATCAGCCGCCGCCCCTCCAGCAGCACCTTCCCCTGCTGCTCCCGGTACTTCCTGGAGCGAGCGATGCTTACCGCCCTCCTGTGGAAATCAACAGAAATGCACCACATTCCCCTCTTAAAAAACTCAGGTTCTCACAGTTTCCCAAATATCTCCTTTATACAACTATAAACATCCGGGTCACTGCAAGCAGCTGCATACAATTCTGAGATAAACATACATTAGTCACAGTATGTTTCTTGTCGTATCTACTCCATGGGTATCATTTCTCATTGGTCATTGTCCAAGGTAGATGCCTACATTACCTAGAAATTACCtccccttaacccccagctccctgggcgctgcccGTCACGGCCAGAAATCAAACTGGGGGAAATGTAATGGGAATTTCCCCAAGgtgatcaataaagtatcaattatcatcatcatcattttgCACCTTATCGCAGTTTGATCCATGCCATCATTTTGTAGTGTTTGTAAAGTTACTTTTTCTCCCTGGTGTTCTAtattggattttatttttttttggtactttttcTGTAAAATTCTGTAAATAATGTTTTTACATTCCGATTGTTATTTTGTTCTTTGTTATCCGTATAAAATGACTCTAGGACTacaaacattttattgattCCTGAAGGAGAAGGTTAACTTTTCCGCCGTGACATTCTGCATTTTAGTTTCAAGAACTCATGAAAAACAGAGGATTAGAAACTGTAATGGGGTATTGAGGAAGCATAAAATTAATGGACTGGCAGCCCTCCCGTTCAAAAGGCTCCTTATGACCTATGTCCCATCTTGCACCCTTTGGTCACCCAAACACTGTTTGAAACGCCCTCCATCATGCAAGAAGTGTCACTCCAGACATTCCTCATGCGTTTCCCTAACAGTGGAATGAGCTGCTGAACCACATACGGTTATCAGACTCCCTCTCTACCTACAGCAAACgcctcaagacccatctgttccatgaATTACTCTACTAAACCGATGTGTCTTTACGTTTTTGAACGCTCTTATGTTGCACATCTGGACCTTGAATAGTCTAACAAAGTTGGTGTGTACCTCCTGCTCCAATACTTCTTACACTTGCCGTTCATTGCAAACTCAGTCTAGCTGCACTTGTGCTTGGTTGAGTCTTTGACAGAATGAATGTTTGCAATGTACTTCATGTCACTGgtacgtcgctttggacaaaagtgtctgctaaaatTGTAAATATACATGTTAAGGCGTTTAATCTAGGCAGCGCGTGAATTAGTCACCGGTAGtagtgatgggatttatggctctttgaggggatccggatcttggcgatccgttcctttcaaagagccgttcaaaagaacggctcttttggctctttttaaatatttagtcagttttaagaagccagcttgggggcatctcagtttatcctggaaataatcactgggaggaatgatgaggtgagatttgtagtcaaataattaaaactcagatatcacacaccaatatctgagtttgaattattctgaaatattgattattacctcatttgtcatgtgtggactatattccatatggttgcacaacatccctctgcttagacagtgacatcactattttggatttacctttagtacaaagtgtgtgtatgtgtaaagctacgttgacttgttattcatacaatacctactcacaaataaacatgaaaaacaaagccggctgcaatgaatttct includes these proteins:
- the mrm3b gene encoding rRNA methyltransferase 3A, mitochondrial, producing the protein MAAFIRSVGRQLICIEPRTVLLAKENTVVDIKRYVRALRRRPVGVLYPEDEAGKAPKPTPAKAVVEHHRTPGGQKDKAKWSKTNLKTAVQKNLDPNFISKNSDRHNNKATVKVSDTSSDLLDGLRYEKAFAGDKRLARAVSIARSRKYREQQGKVLLEGRRLICDALLAGALPQTLFFSSMEQLRELPLDRLRRASLVKVKGEDIQTWSDLVTPQGVIAIFSQPDAKRLGFPKDQRDQAVPLHLICDNVRDPGNLGTILRCAAAAGCQSVLLTKGCVDVWEPKVLRAAMGAHFRLPIIPGLGWGDVAGNLPPAITIHLADNCSTSNIHQGAKGEVEPLKLPASRKAGDYGWVRSSSDSTHAAGAWESDSDEELEDEEPAVCLPVVGARVYHERWAVSHTALVIGGETHGLSLEALQLAERTGGLRLFVPMVSGMDSLNSAMAASVLLFEGRRQLIGSDGQGGAKSDRS